The Bacteroidales bacterium genome contains the following window.
GCATGCAGATCAGGGGGTGACACGAGCAATACTGCCTGCACTAAATACTACTGGAATTGCTGAACTGGAGATTCAATTCAGGCATACTTTCGATGACTGGGCCAGTGGTGCCACGCTCAGAATTCAGAGCAGCAGTGATGGTGTGAACTGGATCAATGAAGATTGGTCGCTGAACAGTAAGTCGAACCAGACAGTTGGACCACAGCAGATTACAGCATTAATAACGAATAATCTTAATCTTAGCCATACTTACATCGCCTTCACTGTTGAAGGAAATCTTTTTAAGTATGATTACTGGTATATTGATGATGTTTCCGTGAAAGTTCATGGAATGATCCCTGTGATGGTGGATGCAGAAGCTTTTCCTCCTCCGGGCGGACAAGTGGAAGGGATTGGATCCTATAATTATGGCGATGAAGTCAGTCTTGTTGCAACCTCAAGCGAAGGCTGGGGATTTCTGAACTGGACGGAGAATGGTGTGCCGGTCTCCACCCACCAGGAATTTACCTTTGCAGCTACAGAGCGATCCTTGTTAGCCAATTTCAGTACAACAGATGCCAGCCTTGGGGTTGAGATCATTCCTCCATTATCCGGCCTCGTAAATGGTCCGGGTGTTTACCCGATCGGAAGTTTTGTGAATCTTCAGGCTACTCCAAAACAGGGATTTGATTTTGATGCATGGAAACTGGGGGATTCAATAATTTCTCATTCATCAGCAATCATGATTCAGTTGGAGAAAACCACCAATCTCACCGCTGTTTTCGCCATACATCCGGTCGTGACCTATTTAGTGAATCTGCAGGCAGGCCCTGTTGAAGGCGGAGTGGTTGTTGGAGGGGGTGAAGTGCCTGAACATGATCTTCGCACCGTATTTGCCTTGCCCTATGCCGGCTGGATTTTTGACTCCTGGCGGGAAGAAGATGCTATACTTTCTTTTCAGCCAGGGTTTACTTTTGTGGTTGAGAGGGATTATGCTCTTAAAGCTGTTTTCAGGCAACTTATAACAATCGATGCATTGGCAACGCCTGCAGAAGCCGGCTTTGTTAGTGGTTCAGGTGATTTTCTGTCAGGTGATCCGGTCACACTGATGGCTTATTCCCAGGATGGCTGGAAATTTAAAGGCTGGTCGCTGAATGGATTTATCCTGTCTGACGATTCCTCGTATACATTTCCTGCTTCTTTCGATTGTATGCTGAATGCTGAATATGAAAGGAATTTAGGGCATGAGGAGTTGGAGCATCAGCCGTTTAATCTGTTCCCTAACCCGGTTATCGGAAATGCACAGTTGGAATTGCCGTCAGGCTCTGTAATTCAGTCAGTAAGTGTTTATACCATAAGCGGGCAGCTAGTCTTTCAACAGCTACCAGGCAATAATACTTCTTCGCTGAGCTTGGATTTATCTTCATTACTTCCAGGTTCCTATATTCTCAGGGTAACATCAGTCAATGGTGAGGTAAGAAAGAAATTATTTATCAAAGCAATCTCCGGCCGGGCATCCTTCTGATTGTATTGATTTCAGCAGTCTCAAAGTATTGTTATTGTTTTATCCTTGCTGAAATATGCATATAAATGTGATTTGTATTTATTAACTTTGATAACAGTTTATTCCACTATTTCAACTTAAATATCTGCCTCATGAAATCCTCTTTCATTACCTTATTGTTAGTGTTCTTATTATGTAATATTTATGCTCAACCGCAGCAGGTTCCATTACCGGAGAAATTCAGGAAACAATACAGGCCGGCATCATTAACTCCAGGCAAAACCAATGTGCATTCTGAATCATCATTTGCACCTGCCTGGTATCCGGCTGAAACAGTTGGCACCACTTATTATGACCTTCAGTCGGAATGTTGCTCACCATCAGGCAGAGTATTGTATTTTGAAAACGGAACAATTTCTACCGTCTGGACGCAGTCGTTTGATACCCTGGACTTTTCTGATATTGGAACCGGTTATGCACATCATGATGGAGATTTATGGTCAGAGCCCCCAACCCAAAGAATTGAAACTGTTCCTACCAGGGATCCGGTGATTGCTGAACTAAATGGGGGAGAGGCTGTCCTGGCATCAAGATATCCCTTTGGAGCCTTGCATATGAGTAAACGGCCTGTTGCAGGGACAGGTAGCTGGGAAGAATCGGATTTGCCGTTGCCGGCTGATGTAACAGGACTTATTCACCCTAAAATGGTAACCAATGGATTTAACCATAGTATCCTCCATGTGTTGTCGCAAACCTTAACCGTTGCAAAGGGTGGAGTTCCCTATCAAGGACAGGATGGAGCATTGCTTTATCAGCGTTCTTCTGATGGCGGACAAAGCTGGGATATCCAACCCATGGTGATTCCGGGTACCGGCAGTGATTCCTATAATGGATTTTCACCCGATACTTATGCTATGGCTGCTCCTTTTGGCAATAAGCTGGCTTTTGTGGTGGGTGATCCCTGGAGTGACCTGTTTGTCATGATATCAGAGGATAACGGACTGACATGGGAAAAAACAGTGCTATGGCAGCATCCCTATCCTTTCTGGAATGGAGAAGAACTCGATACAATTTATTGTCCGGATGGTTCGGTACATCTGGCTTTTAATCCTGAAGGTGTGTTGCATGTAGTATTCGGCCTAACCAGCTATTATTCTGATGGAAATAATGTTTACAGGGATCCCTATGTTGGGGGTATCGCGCAATGGAAAGACGGTCAATCCACCTGGACTACCGGGGATTTATATACCTGCCTGTCACCGGAATTGCTTGAATGGGAAGGAAGCCTGATAGGGAGTCATTTAATTGATTGGGATGGGAATGGAGAATGGAATATTTTGGGGAATTTCGGTGAATATGGGGTTGGACCTATCAGTTTTCCTCAGATTTCCTTCTTTGATGATGGTGTGCAATACCTGGTGATGTCAAGTATAGTGGAGAATTATAATAATGGAATTCAGGATTATCGCCATTTGTTATGCAGGAGCTGCTATTTTGGATCAAACTGGGGAACAACTGCTGACCTAAACGATGATCCTGTTTATTTTTTTAGTGAATGTGTTTATCCTTCAATATCTTCAAGACCAAATTATTTTGAAATTTATTTTGGGTTCCAGCAAGATCTTAATCCTGGCCTTAGTATAAGCGGTGATGGTGATGTTTTTTCTGAAAATGAATGGATGATTGGAATTCTTGAAGCTCCAATACCAGGCCCATATGTCAATCTTTCACTTACTTCATTGCCTACTGAAGGAGGTATAACATATGGAAGTGGCATTTATTTATTTGGAGAAGAAGCAACAATAGAAGCTCACCCAAATCCGGGATGGGAATTTGTATGCTGGACTTTTGGTCTTGATACCTTATCAACGGATTCAATTTACACATTCTATACAGGATGGGCCTGGTACATTACTGCTCATTTCAGATTGATTGCAGGTTCAACCGATAATTTTGCCGATCCTGTTCTGGTTTTCCCCAACCCTGCTTCAGATCAACTGAACTTCAGGTTGCCTGAGTGTTACCATGGGCAATCGGTGAAGCTTTCCCTTTCAAATATTCAGGGGATCAAGATGATGGAAAAAGAGTATAAAACTGACACCCTCAAATGGCTGAACATTGCTTCTTTTCCACCCGGTGCTTATTTGCTGATGCTCACCTTCGAAGATGGCACAGTTCACAGGCAGAAGCTGGTACTGAAGTAATTCAGGGTTAATGTGAAATAATAACTTTCCCGGTTATTGGTTTTCTGTCGGGTAGCTGTATGCTGTAGAGATAGGCGCCAGCTGAAAGATTGGATGCATCCAGAAAGACATTGGAATCGTTCCCTTTCGATTGCCTGATAAGGTTTCCGGAATAATTGAATAAGCTGAACAGATAAGGCTTCTCAGTTTTATTCTCAAAATAGATTCTTGTCTGTGATATGACCGGATTTGGAATAACAATGGAACCCATATTTCCATATTCAAAATAAGGAATAGCAATGATTCTGCTATATCCTTGTCCACCCAGTTCCAACCTGTAATAATTGATCTTATTCTTAACCGGGAATTCATCAGTAAATGAATAAGGGACAGGGGATTCAGAACTTCCACAAATACCGGAAATTTCACCAATGGTTTCGAAATGTATGGTATCCTCCGAACGTTGAATGAAGGTGCCATTACAGGTTTGGCCGGAGGAAATTGTCCATTGGAGCAGCACTTTTTCATCCGAGGCTTTCCCAATGAAACCTGACAATATAAGTGACTCCTGTGCCAGTAAAGTCACAGTTAGTAATAGGGCGGGCAGTATGATCAGGAAAGGTTTCAGACAATTGTTGTTTAAGTGAATAAACAATCATCAACGCTTATGGTTCAGAATTGAAGCAAGACTTCTTCTGTCCTGGCTAACATCTCATCAGTAAAATCAAGGTGAGTTACGAATCGGATAGATTGTGGAGAAAGTGCCAGGGCATGAATATCGTGCCTTTTCAATTTCTGAAGTAGTTCCTGGGCAGGGAAGGCGGGATCTACATCGAAAAAGACGAGGTTACTCTCAATGGGTATCACTTTTTCAACAAATGGAAGTTTTTCCAGGATATTCCCTAATTGGCGTGCCCTGCGGTGATCATGTTTCAACCGTTCTACATGGTGGTCCAGGGCGTAAATTCCTGCCGCAGCCAGTATCCCTGCCTGTCGCATTCCTCCTCCGAATACTTTACGAATCCTTCGGGCAGAATGAATAAAGCTCTTTGAACCTATAAGCACTGACCCAACTGGTGCACCCAATCCTTTGGAAAGGCAAATGGAGATGCTGTCAAATATCTTTCCGAAGTCCAGGGGTGTCTCAGTTGTTTCAGCCAGGGCATTAAACAACCGGGCGCCGTCCAGGTGATATTTCAGGTCATTTGCTTTGCAAACCTTTGCTATATCTATTAATTCACTGAAATCATAGATAGAGCCGCCACCCTTATTCATTGTGTTTTCAACGGCAACCAGACGGCTTAATGGACGATGAACATCATTCACAGGGTTGATGTGATCTTTTACCTGTTTTGCATTGATTCTTCCCTTATCGCCTGGCAACAGGCATACCGAAGCCCCGGAATTCATTGCAATCCCTCCGCCTTCGTAGTAATAAATATGGGAAAGCTCATTGCAAATCACTTCATCACCCGGATGGGTATGAACTTTTATGGCGACCTGGTTGGCCATAGTGCCTGAAGCACAATACAAAGCGGCCTCCATACCAAACATTGATGCAACTTTAGCTTCCAGTTCATTCACCGTTGGATCATCACCAAAAACATCATCTCCCACTTCAGCTTTCATCATGGCATCAAGCATCCCGGGTGTTGGACGGGTAACAGTATCACTTCTCAGATCTATGAACATCGGTTATTTGGAATAAAGTGGGTTTAACTTCTTGATAATGAGATTGAATTGAAATTTTATAGTTTTCATCTTTGGGATCAGTTACTGGTATTTACCAGCGCATCCCGAAGCTGATTCATGGCTTTTTTCAGGATTTCAATGGGACACCCGATATTGAGACGCATAAATCCTTCGCCTCCCTGTCCGAACATTATGCCCGGGTTCAATCCCAGCTTCGCCTTTTGAAGAAAGAAATCATTCAGCTCCTTGTCGTTCAAACCGAGTGCCCGACAATCCAGCCAGACAAGAAATGTGGCTTCCGGTCTGAGCATTTTTATAGTGGGGATTTCAGTCTCCAGGAAATGCTGAAGATAATCCAGGTTCTTCCCAAGGTATGCCATTAATTGACGGGTCCAGTCATAGCCTTCTGTATAAGCTGATTCAGATGCTATATTTCCAAATACGGTGCCCAGTCCGATATGCAGGTGATCGAGTGTTTGTTTGAACTTCTTCCTGTATTCTTCATTGGAAATAATCACAGCGGAAGTGGACAGCCCGGAGAGATTGAAGGTTTTACTTGGCGCAATGGCTGTCAGGGTCAGCTCTGCAACCTTTGGAGATAAGGAGGCCAGTGGAATATGCTTATAAGGGTCATAGACAAGATCGCAATGGATTTCGTCGCTAACCATGATGATGTTGTAACGGATACATATCTCAGAGAGCTTTTCAAGTTCCTCCCTGGTCCATACCGAGCCACCGGGATTATGAGGACTGGAAATAATGATCATTTTAGCACCGGAAGAGGCTTTTTCTTCCAGGTCGTCAAAATCCATACAAAGCCTTCCGTCTCTGAGCTGCAAGGGGTTATTGAGTAGTTCCCTTCCATGATCTGTAACCGCATTGAAGAAAGGAAAATAGACGGGCGGTTGCACGATGATTTTATCCCCGGGTTCTGTAAAACTCAGTACCGCCATATTTACAGCCGGAACCACACCCGGACTGAAGCTGATCCAGTCTTTTTCAACTTTCCAATCATGATGTAGCAATTCCCATTCAATGATGGAATGATAGAAGCCATCGGGCCTCATGGGATATCCCAGGATTTCGTGATCCAGTCTTTTTTTAAGCTTTTCGATAATGAAACCAGGGGTCCTGAAATCCATATCTGCAACCCACATAGGGATAATGTCACCAGAGCCGAGGAATAAT
Protein-coding sequences here:
- a CDS encoding PLP-dependent transferase, encoding MFIDLRSDTVTRPTPGMLDAMMKAEVGDDVFGDDPTVNELEAKVASMFGMEAALYCASGTMANQVAIKVHTHPGDEVICNELSHIYYYEGGGIAMNSGASVCLLPGDKGRINAKQVKDHINPVNDVHRPLSRLVAVENTMNKGGGSIYDFSELIDIAKVCKANDLKYHLDGARLFNALAETTETPLDFGKIFDSISICLSKGLGAPVGSVLIGSKSFIHSARRIRKVFGGGMRQAGILAAAGIYALDHHVERLKHDHRRARQLGNILEKLPFVEKVIPIESNLVFFDVDPAFPAQELLQKLKRHDIHALALSPQSIRFVTHLDFTDEMLARTEEVLLQF
- a CDS encoding T9SS type A sorting domain-containing protein, with amino-acid sequence MSGFIGKASDEKVLLQWTISSGQTCNGTFIQRSEDTIHFETIGEISGICGSSESPVPYSFTDEFPVKNKINYYRLELGGQGYSRIIAIPYFEYGNMGSIVIPNPVISQTRIYFENKTEKPYLFSLFNYSGNLIRQSKGNDSNVFLDASNLSAGAYLYSIQLPDRKPITGKVIISH
- a CDS encoding T9SS type A sorting domain-containing protein → MKSSFITLLLVFLLCNIYAQPQQVPLPEKFRKQYRPASLTPGKTNVHSESSFAPAWYPAETVGTTYYDLQSECCSPSGRVLYFENGTISTVWTQSFDTLDFSDIGTGYAHHDGDLWSEPPTQRIETVPTRDPVIAELNGGEAVLASRYPFGALHMSKRPVAGTGSWEESDLPLPADVTGLIHPKMVTNGFNHSILHVLSQTLTVAKGGVPYQGQDGALLYQRSSDGGQSWDIQPMVIPGTGSDSYNGFSPDTYAMAAPFGNKLAFVVGDPWSDLFVMISEDNGLTWEKTVLWQHPYPFWNGEELDTIYCPDGSVHLAFNPEGVLHVVFGLTSYYSDGNNVYRDPYVGGIAQWKDGQSTWTTGDLYTCLSPELLEWEGSLIGSHLIDWDGNGEWNILGNFGEYGVGPISFPQISFFDDGVQYLVMSSIVENYNNGIQDYRHLLCRSCYFGSNWGTTADLNDDPVYFFSECVYPSISSRPNYFEIYFGFQQDLNPGLSISGDGDVFSENEWMIGILEAPIPGPYVNLSLTSLPTEGGITYGSGIYLFGEEATIEAHPNPGWEFVCWTFGLDTLSTDSIYTFYTGWAWYITAHFRLIAGSTDNFADPVLVFPNPASDQLNFRLPECYHGQSVKLSLSNIQGIKMMEKEYKTDTLKWLNIASFPPGAYLLMLTFEDGTVHRQKLVLK
- a CDS encoding putative C-S lyase, whose translation is MNYSFDEIINRKGTDCIKADAAELFLGSGDIIPMWVADMDFRTPGFIIEKLKKRLDHEILGYPMRPDGFYHSIIEWELLHHDWKVEKDWISFSPGVVPAVNMAVLSFTEPGDKIIVQPPVYFPFFNAVTDHGRELLNNPLQLRDGRLCMDFDDLEEKASSGAKMIIISSPHNPGGSVWTREELEKLSEICIRYNIIMVSDEIHCDLVYDPYKHIPLASLSPKVAELTLTAIAPSKTFNLSGLSTSAVIISNEEYRKKFKQTLDHLHIGLGTVFGNIASESAYTEGYDWTRQLMAYLGKNLDYLQHFLETEIPTIKMLRPEATFLVWLDCRALGLNDKELNDFFLQKAKLGLNPGIMFGQGGEGFMRLNIGCPIEILKKAMNQLRDALVNTSN